The following are from one region of the Acidobacteriota bacterium genome:
- a CDS encoding C39 family peptidase translates to MFLARLFLACAAAFAGVAAASPPGTGADPAGTPPAAPQPAPAKAKASALPYYSTLDFENLPLQEGLCHLPVTGWQQSTDYTCGPASVLSLLRYWGLVTETDPKILTKIERQLAAEMGSNMTCGTTPEAILAWFQAHGIAAALFEQDAEHNDTVTPYWAWFALKDRLRAGAPVLVEWSDWGGHWVVAKGFDDRGTADFADDVIFFADPYDRHDDRMEGTTIFNMERFYWMWYDARLFGRYRARIHIVPGF, encoded by the coding sequence ATGTTCCTCGCACGATTATTCCTGGCCTGTGCCGCCGCTTTCGCCGGGGTTGCCGCGGCATCTCCCCCGGGCACCGGGGCGGACCCGGCCGGAACCCCTCCGGCAGCCCCGCAACCGGCGCCCGCCAAAGCGAAAGCGTCCGCACTTCCCTACTACTCGACCCTCGACTTCGAGAACCTGCCGCTTCAGGAAGGGCTCTGCCACCTTCCCGTGACCGGCTGGCAGCAGAGCACCGACTACACCTGCGGCCCCGCGTCCGTTCTCAGCCTGCTCCGCTACTGGGGCCTCGTGACGGAAACCGACCCGAAGATCCTCACGAAGATCGAGAGGCAGTTGGCGGCGGAGATGGGGTCGAACATGACCTGCGGGACCACGCCCGAGGCCATCCTGGCCTGGTTCCAGGCCCACGGGATTGCCGCCGCCCTCTTCGAGCAGGACGCGGAGCACAACGACACGGTGACCCCCTACTGGGCCTGGTTCGCCCTGAAAGACCGTCTGCGCGCCGGGGCCCCCGTGCTGGTGGAGTGGAGCGACTGGGGCGGCCACTGGGTGGTGGCCAAGGGTTTCGACGACCGCGGGACGGCGGACTTCGCCGACGACGTGATCTTCTTCGCCGACCCCTACGACCGGCACGACGACCGGATGGAGGGGACTACGATCTTCAACATGGAGCGGTTTTACTGGATGTGGTACGACGCCCGCCTTTTCGGCCGCTATCGGGCCCGCATCCACATCGTCCCCGGTTTTTAG